From a region of the Vidua macroura isolate BioBank_ID:100142 chromosome 3, ASM2450914v1, whole genome shotgun sequence genome:
- the INSM1 gene encoding LOW QUALITY PROTEIN: insulinoma-associated protein 1 (The sequence of the model RefSeq protein was modified relative to this genomic sequence to represent the inferred CDS: inserted 1 base in 1 codon), whose protein sequence is MAPARLKAAAAAPRAQLGASXRSRCRRPGAGAKMPRGFLVKRSRRPTPVSYRARCCREADAGPPLPAGAAQPPACPAAPPPLPRDSPPPVPFGTPDAAVQALYSPTRPVSRDKYLERGFSLGSPVSAESFPAPAVPGTMDPILFAPADLKLLAAAGHAEPPGVHPGPGGVPAPPAPAVPPASGRPLPTKRPPGASEPGRQKAQSGKKTKAIRKLTFEDEVTTSPVLGLRIKEGPVEMPAKARGGCARPLGEFICQLCKEEYGDPFALAQHRCSRIVRVEYRCPECDKVFSCPANLASHRRWHKPRPPTTKSGPEAGRAPAACPGPAPAEETPKEASGGSGSERDTPSPGGASEAGSEEGLFECPRCARRFRRQAYLRKHLLGHSTPASAPAPDPSAEELPAAECRLCPVCGETFPSKSSQERHLRLLHAAQVFPCKYCPATFYSSPGLTRHINKCHPSENRQVILLQVPLRPAC, encoded by the exons ATGGCCCCGGCCCGCTTaaaggcggcggcggccgcgccgcgGGCACAGCTAGGAGCCT GCCGTAGCCGCTGCCGCCGGCCCGGAGCCGGCGCGAAGATGCCCCGGGGCTTCCTGGTGAAGCGCAGCCGGCGGCCCACCCCCGTGTCCTACCGGGCGCGCTGCTGCCGTGAGGCCGACGCCggcccgccgctccccgccggcgCCGCCCAGCCGCCCGCCTgccccgccgctccgccgcccctGCCGCGGGACTCGCCGCCGCCGGTGCCATTCGGGACGCCCGATGCCGCCGTGCAGGCGCTGTACAGCCCCACGCGGCCCGTCAGCAGGGACAAGTACCTGGAGCGCGGCTTCAGCCTGGGCTCGCCCGTCTCAGCCGAGTCCTTCCCCGCGCCGGCCGTGCCCGGAACCATGGACCCGATCCTCTTCGCCCCAGCTGACCTCAAGCTCTTGGCCGCTGCTGGCCACGCCGAGCCGCCCGGCGTCCACCCCGGCCCCGGTGGGGTCCCTGCGCCGCCTGCCCCAGCCGTGCCGCCTGCTTCGGGCCGCCCACTGCCTACCAAGCGCCCACCGGGTGCCTCCGAACCTGGGCGGCAGAAGGCCCAGTCAGGCAAGAAGACGAAGGCGATCCGCAAGCTGACCTTCGAGGACGAAGTGACCACCTCGCCCGTGCTGGGGCTGCGCATCAAGGAGGGCCCAGTGGAGATGCCGGCCAAGGCACGGGGCGGCTGCGCCCGTCCTCTGGGCGAGttcatctgccagctctgcaagGAGGAATACGGGGACCCCTTTGCGCTGGCGCAGCACCGCTGCTCCCGCATCGTCCGGGTGGAGTACCGCTGCCCCGAGTGTGACAAGGTCTTTTCCTGCCCCGCCAACCTTGCCTCCCACCGCCGCTGGCACAAACCACGTCCACCCACCACCAAGAGCGGCCCCGAGGCGGGCCGGGCACCGGCTGCGTGCCCAGGCCCGGCCCCGGCAGAGGAGACACCGAAGGAGGCGagtggtggcagtggcagtgagCGGGACACACCAAGCCCTGGTGGAGCCTCGGAGGCAGGCTCCGAGGAGGGGCTCTTCGAGTGTCCCCGCTGCGCCAGACGGTTCCGCCGGCAAGCCTACTTGCGCAAGCACCTGTTGGGGCATAGTACACCAGCATCCGCACCAGCCCCAGATCCCAGTGCCGAGGAGCTGCCTGCCGCCGAGTGCCGCCTCTGCCCCGTCTGCGGGGAGACCTTCCCTAGCAAGAGTAGCCAGGAGCGGCATCTGCGTCTCCTGCACGCCGCCCAGGTCTTCCCCTGCAAGTACTGCCCGGCCACCTTCTACAGCTCTCCTGGCCTCACCCGGCACATCAACAAGTGCCACCCCTCGGAGAACCGGCAGGTCATCCTGCTCCAGGTGCCGCTGCGCCCTGCCTGCTGA